The Drosophila bipectinata strain 14024-0381.07 chromosome 2L, DbipHiC1v2, whole genome shotgun sequence genome has a segment encoding these proteins:
- the Mtr4 gene encoding exosome RNA helicase MTR4 — translation MDIDELFDCFNEAPPENLEGPPAFRAEEKAGVKRQAQSAAEADQKEEPSDDGEKSKKRAKQDAKSSDEEQEDDTKDEDANDEVDPEDTADLEALRTRIVTHLLESPESCTHEVAAHPDHEYIPLKPFTGVPAKEYPFVLDPFQRQAILCIDNSQSVLVSAHTSAGKTVVAEYAIAKSLAAKQRVIYTTPIKALSNQKFREFTDEFKDVGLVTGDVTINPSASCLIMTTEILRNMLYRGSEIMREVGWVIFDEIHYMRDKERGVVWEETLILLPDNVRYVFLSATIPNARQFAEWVCHLHKQPCHVVYTDYRPTPLQHYIFPAGGDGIHLIVDEKGQFKEDNFSTAMAVLANAGEAAKGDQKSRKGGIKGVNAGQTNIFKIVKMIMERNFAPVIIFSFSKKDCEIYAMQMAKLDFNTADEKKLVDEVFNNAMDVLSAEDRKLPQVENVLPLLRRGIGIHHGGLLPILKETIEILFGEGLIKALFATETFAMGLNMPARTVLFTAPRKFDGKDFRWISSGEYIQMAGRAGRRGLDDKGIVILMIDEKVSPAVGRGIVQGKADPINSAFHLTYNMVLNLLRVEEINPEYMLERSFYQFQNQSALPGLHDKVEEKTAALNKIVFKDEHNIASYHHIRSQLEHYGKQFRQWITRPDHLLPFLQPGRLIKVSAGSQEYDWGIVLNFKKQDQSRKNPLKSEMSVTIDVLLHVSEAAAESGDTEPCGPNERGCMEVVPVAHSLVTQISSIRVYFPNDLRSPDSRLTVLKTIQEAKKRFPQGPPVLNPIDDMNIKAQEFRDIVSAIAQFEQRLEEHPLHKSKELEGVYRRYQEKVALQSEVTELKNELKAARSLLQMEELKYRKRVLRRMGYCKPGDVIEFKGRVACELSSADELLMTEMIFNGVFNELTAPQALALLSCFVCDEKSSESPKCATELSGPLRSMQDLARRIAKVSSECKLTIDADSYVDKFKPFLMDVVLAWCKGSSFLAVCKMTDIFEGSIIRCMRRLEELLRQMCQASKTIGNTDLENKFSEGIRLLKRDIVFAASLYL, via the exons ATGGACATAGACGAGCTCTTTGACTGCTTCAACGAGGCGCCTCCCGAGAACTTGGAGGGCCCACCGGCCTTCAGAGCGGAGGAGAAAGCTGGTGTGAAGCGACAAGCACAATCCGccgctgaggcggatcagaaagaGGAACCATCTGACGATGGGGAGAAGTCCAAGAAGCGGGCCAAACAGGATGCCAAATCCAGTGACGAGGAGCAGGAAGATGATACCAAAGACGAAGACGCAAATGACGAGGTAGATCCCGAGGATACGGCCGACTTGGAGGCCTTGCGCACGCGGATTGTGACTCATTTGTTGGAGTCGCCGGAGTCTTGCACCCACGAGGTGGCTGCCCATCCAGACCACGAGTACATACCGCTAAAACCGTTTACCGGTGTGCCGGCCAAGGAGTACCCCTTCGTGCTGGATCCCTTCCAGCGCCAGGCTATACTGTGTATCGACAACAGCCAGAGTGTCTTGGTTTCGGCTCACACGTCTGCGGGAAAGACTGTGGTGGCGGAGTACGCCATTGCCAAGTCGCTGGCAGCCAAGCAGCGCGTTATATACACCACTCCAATAAAGGCTCTGTCCAACCAAAAGTTCCGTGAGTTTACTGATGAGTTCAAGGATGTCGGTCTGGTCACTGGCGATGTGACTATTAATCCTTCCGCCTCCTGCCTGATCATGACCACTGAGATTTTGCGAAACATGCTGTACCGGGGTAGCGAAATTATGCGCGAGGTGGGTTGGGTAATCTTCGACGAAATCCATTACATGCGCGACAAGGAGCGCGGAGTGGTCTGGGAGGAGACGCTTATTCTGCTGCCGGACAACGTGCGCTATGTCTTCCTCTCGGCCACAATACCCAATGCACGTCAGTTTGCCGAGTGGGTCTGCCACCTGCACAAGCAGCCCTGCCACGTGGTGTACACCGACTACCGACCCACTCCGCTGCAGCACTACATCTTCCCGGCCGGTGGCGATGGCATCCATCTAATCGTCGACGAAAAGGGGCAGTTTAAGGAGGACAACTTTAGCACAGCCATGGCTGTACTGGCCAATGCAG GGGAGGCTGCCAAGGGCGACCAAAAGTCTCGAAAAGGAGGCATCAAGGGCGTGAATGCCGGACAGACGAACATCTTCAAAATAGTCAAGATGATTATGGAACGCAACTTTGCCCCGGTGATCATCTTCTCGTTCAGCAAAAAGGACTGCGAGATATACGCCATGCAGATGGCCAAGCTGGACTTCAATACCGCCGATGAAAAGAAACTGGTGGATGAGGTTTTCAATAATGCCATGGATGTTCTCTCGGCGGAGGATCGCAAGCTGCCACAGGTGGAGAATGTACTGCCCCTGCTCCGGCGCGGCATCGGCATCCATCATGGTGGATTGCTGCCCATTCTGAAGGAAACTATCGAGATTCTCTTCGGCGAGGGTCTGATCAAGGCGCTCTTTGCCACTGAAACCTTTGCCATGGGTCTGAACATGCCGGCCAGAACAGTCCTGTTCACGGCACCGCGAAAGTTCGACGGCAAGGACTTCCGTTGGATCAGCTCTGGCGAGTACATTCAAATGGCGGGACGAGCCGGACGTCGAGGGCTCGACGACAAGGGCATTGTCATCCTAATGATCGATGAGAAGGTCTCACCGGCTGTGGGCCGCGGCATCGTCCAAGGCAAGGCCGATCCCATCAACTCTGCCTTCCACCTGACCTACAACATGGTGCTGAATCTGCTCCGAGTCGAGGAAATCAATCCGGAGTACATGCTGGAGCGAAGTTTCTATCAGTTCCAGAACCAGTCCGCCCTGCCAGGCCTGCACGACAAGGTGGAGGAAAAGACGGCCGCCTTGAACAAGATAGTCTTCAAAGATGAGCACAACATTGCCTCCTACCACCACATCCGCTCCCAGCTGGAGCACTACGGCAAACAGTTTCGTCAGTGGATAACGCGACCGGACCACCTGCTGCCCTTTTTACAGCCCGGCAGGCTGATCAAGGTGTCGGCCGGCTCCCAGGAGTACGACTGGGGCATTGTGCTGAACTTCAAGAAGCAGGACCAGAGCCGCAAGAATCCGCTCAAGAGCGAGATGAGTGTCACCATCGATGTGCTGCTGCACGTGAGCGAAGCGGCTGCCGAGTCTGGCGATACTGAGCCCTGCGGCCCCAACGAGCGCGGCTGCATGGAAGTGGTGCCAGTGGCCCATTCCCTCGTTACCCAGATCAGCTCCATCCGCGTTTACTTCCCCAACGATCTGCGCAGTCCAGACAGCAGACTAACCGTTCTTAAGACCATCCAGGAAGCCAAGAAACGTTTTCCACAAGGCCCACCCGTCCTAAATCCCATCGACGACATGAACATCAAGGCTCAAGAGTTCCGGGATATCGTCAGCGCCATTGCTCAGTTCGAGCAGCGCCTGGAAGAGCACCCGCTGCATAAATCCAAAGAACTGGAGGGTGTCTATAGACGCTACCAGGAGAAGGTGGCGCTGCAGTCGGAGGTGACGGAGCTGAAGAACGAGCTAAAGGCCGCCCGCAGCCTCCTGCAGATGGAGGAACTGAAATACCGGAAACGTGTGCTCCGCCGCATGGGCTACTGCAAGCCGGGCGACGTCATCGAGTTCAAGGGTCGTGTTGCCTGCGAGCTGAGCTCGGCGGACGAGCTGCTAATGACCGAGATGATCTTCAACGGAGTGTTCAACGAGCTGACCGCTCCCCAAGCGCTGGCCCTGCTGTCATGCTTTGTTTGCGACGAAAAGTCCTCAGAATCCCCGAAATGCGCCACCGAACTGTCCGGTCCTCTGCGTTCCATGCAGGATCTCGCCCGTCGCATCGCCAAAGTATCCTCCGAGTGCAAGCTGACCATAGACGCCGATAGCTATGTGGACAAGTTCAAACCATTCCTTATGGATGTGGTGCTGGCCTGGTGCAAGGGCTCCAGTTTCCTTGCGGTGTGCAAGATGACCGACATCTTCGAGGGCTCCATTATTCGATGCATGCGCCGGTTGGAGGAGCTGCTGCGTCAAATGTGCCAGGCCTCCAAGACCATCGGCAACACGGACCTGGAAAACAAGTTCTCGGAGGGTATTCGTCTACTGAAACGCGACATTGTCTTTGCCGCTTCCTTGTATCTTTAA
- the ND-B17 gene encoding uncharacterized protein ND-B17, giving the protein MVAGGASDTGGVKPMAIAGRMVRERERLIGMSPEERAWRKQWLKDQELHHGPRKVPALELELNNPIKRFYRAPLDKVCSILTPALGFQRAFTVRYWTGKALIALTGIYAGAYYFKYNQNDWTRKGGWRVISSRKACVPGDEGYPKVSDRSAPSDYAARGFKESPL; this is encoded by the exons ATGGTGGCTGGAGGAGCCTCGGACACGGGCGGCGTGAAGCCCATGGCCATTGCCGGCCGCATGGTGCGCGAGCGGGAGCGCCTCATCGGAATGTCCCCCGAAGAACGGGCCTGGCGCAAACAGTGGCTCAAGGATCAGGAGCTGCACCACGGACCGCGCAAGGTTCCCGccctggagctggagctgaacAATCCCATTAAACGCTTCTACCGTGCCCCCCTCGACAAGGTGTGCTCCATCCTGACCCCGGCCCTG GGATTCCAGCGGGCGTTCACAGTGCGTTACTGGACCGGAAAGGCTCTCATTGCCCTCACCGGAATCTACGCCGGTGCCTACTACTTCAAGTACAATCAGAAT GATTGGACTCGTAAAGGCGGCTGGCGTGTAATTTCCTCCCGCAAAGCGTGCGTTCCCGGCGACGAGGGATACCCCAAGGTGTCCGATCGGTCGGCGCCGTCCGATTACGCTGCCCGTGGCTTCAAGGAATCGCCTCTATAA